A portion of the Juglans microcarpa x Juglans regia isolate MS1-56 chromosome 1D, Jm3101_v1.0, whole genome shotgun sequence genome contains these proteins:
- the LOC121256336 gene encoding dof zinc finger protein DOF3.4-like, whose product MPSDSNEHRRPTKPTHNTGAPPPEQEQLPCPRCDSTNTKFCYYNNYNFSQPRHFCKSCRRYWTHGGTLRDIPVGGGSRKNAKRSRTAIATSGAVSSTATSHVDLLPANPVLVPFTHNHGSSVHFGAGINGGGADGKGNVSVCGSFTSLLNTQGPGFLALGGFGLGVGPGFEEMGFGLNRGMWPFPGVGDGGGSGFVVGGNGGATGMGNTWQFESGESGFVGGDHHCFSWPDLAISTPGNGLK is encoded by the coding sequence ATGCCTTCGGACTCCAACGAGCACCGCAGGCCAACAAAGCCTACCCACAACACTGGAGCCCCACCACCCGAACAAGAGCAGCTTCCGTGCCCGCGATGCGACTCCACCAACACCAAGTTTTGCTACTACAACAACTACAACTTCTCGCAGCCCCGTCACTTCTGCAAGTCCTGCCGCCGCTACTGGACTCACGGCGGGACGCTCCGAGACATCCCCGTTGGTGGCGGTTCTCGCAAGAACGCCAAGCGTTCTCGCACCGCCATCGCCACCAGTGGCGCCGTATCTTCTACCGCTACTTCTCACGTCGACCTTTTGCCGGCCAACCCTGTTCTGGTACCTTTCACGCACAATCATGGATCTTCCGTACATTTTGGGGCTGGTATTAACGGCGGTGGGGCAGACGGGAAGGGAAATGTGAGCGTTTGTGGGAGTTTCACTTCTCTGCTGAACACTCAGGGGCCGGGGTTTTTGGCGCTTGGTGGGTTTGGGCTCGGTGTAGGTCCCGGGTTTGAGGAAATGGGATTTGGGCTCAACAGAGGTATGTGGCCTTTTCCCGGCGTCGGAGATGGTGGTGGTTCGGGCTTTGTAGTCGGTGGTAATGGTGGTGCAACGGGAATGGGGAACACGTGGCAGTTCGAGAGTGGCGAATCCGGGTTTGTCGGAGGAGATCATCATTGCTTTTCTTGGCCGGATTTGGCAATCTCAACCCCAGGAAATGGTCTCAAATGA